In Triticum aestivum cultivar Chinese Spring chromosome 5B, IWGSC CS RefSeq v2.1, whole genome shotgun sequence, the following proteins share a genomic window:
- the LOC123110225 gene encoding glycosyltransferase BC10: MAYASPYVLSFLLLLSMPAVYYLGPRLLLPRTLPAIPDADETEDLALFRRAVLLSAAPSAGAGAAASSFGVFGRRPQAPRPKVAFLFLTNSDLVFAPLWEKFFAGHHGLLNLYVHADPAANLTLPPTPSFRGRVIRGKATARASATLISAARRLLATALLDDPANRFFALLSQSCVPLLPFPALYRTLLTDNNAAGAGRHRRHRSFIEILDSEPTLHARYYARGDNVMLPEVPFDRFRVGSQFFVLARRHAVMVVRDRRLWNKFKAPCLVKEKDSCYPEEHYFPTLLDMQDPDGCTKYTLTRVNWTDAVGGHPHTYQPEEVSGDLIRELRKSNGTYSHMFARKFAPETLAPLMEISDSVILRD; the protein is encoded by the coding sequence ATGGCGTACGCGTCGCCGTACGTGCTCTCGTTCCTGCTGCTGCTGTCCATGCCGGCGGTGTACTACCTCGGCCCGCGCCTGCTGCTGCCCAGGACGCTCCCGGCCATCCCGGACGCGGACGAGACGGAGGACCTCGCGCTCTTCCGCCGCGCCGTGCTCCTCTCGGCCGCgccctccgccggcgccggcgcggcggCCTCCTCCTTCGGCGTGTTCGGCCGCCGCCCGCAGGCGCCGCGGCCCAAGGTGGCCTTCCTCTTCCTCACCAACTCCGACCTCGTCTTCGCGCCGCTCTGGGAGAAGTTCTTCGCGGGGCACCACGGCCTGCTCAACCTCTACGTCCACGCCGACCCCGCCGCCAACCTCACGCTGCCGCCGACCCCGTCCTTCCGCGGCCGCGTCATCCGGGGCAAGGCCACGGCGCGCGCCTCCGCCACGCTCATCTCCGCggcgcgccgcctcctcgccaccgCGCTCCTCGACGACCCGGCCAACCGCTTCTTCGCGCTGCTCTCCCAGTCCTGCGTCCCGCTCCTCCCGTTCCCCGCCCTCTACCGCACCCTCCTCACCGACAACAAtgccgccggcgccggccgccaccgccgccaccgcagctTCATTGAGATCCTGGACAGCGAGCCCACGCTGCACGCCCGCTACTACGCGCGCGGCGACAACGTGATGCTCCCGGAGGTGCCCTTCGACCGCTTCCGCGTCGGCTCCCAGTTCTTCGTGCTCGCCAGGCGGCACGCCGTCATGGTGGTCCGGGACCGGCGGCTCTGGAACAAGTTCAAGGCGCCGTGCCTCGTCAAGGAGAAGGACTCGTGCTACCCGGAGGAGCACTACTTCCCGACGCTGCTCGACATGCAGGACCCCGACGGCTGCACCAAGTACACCCTCACCAGGGTCAACTGGACCGACGCCGTCGGCGGCCACCCGCACACCTACCAGCCGGAGGAGGTCTCCGGGGACCTCATCAGGGAGCTCAGGAAGTCCAACGGCACCTACTCCCACATGTTCGCGCGCAAGTTCGCGCCCGAGACCCTTGCGCCGCTCATGGAGATCTCCGACTCCGTCATCCTCCGTGACTAG